GAGCGTAAGCGACACCTTCCCGTCATTGCGAGGAGCGGTAGCGACGAAGCAATCTCTGTTTACTAGAAGTTCTGAGATTGCCACGCTTCGCTTGCAATAACGGTGAGAAAAAACAAGGGGATTTTCATTAGAGGGAGAGCTTATTTACCTGAACAAAAAGAGCAAACCAATTAAGGAGTGATTATTAGAGTGGCCAGGTTATCTAAGTCAAAATGGTTAATAATTTCAATAATAATTGACGCGGTTCTCATTAACTGTGCCATCATTCTTTCATTTTTACTGCGTTTTGGCGGCCGGCTCCCTGTTTTTAACTTTCAGGCATATACAAACTTGGCTCTCTTTATAACCTTAATCCAGTTAGGGGCTTTTTATGTATATGATCTTTATGACCCCGAAAAAGTTCAAAGCGGATGGGATGTTTTTTTCTCTGTTCTTAAGGCGGTTACCTTAAGCACCTTAATTATTATGTCTATCACTTTCTTCTTTAGATTTTTCTCCTTTCCCCGAACGATTTTTGCCATTTCGTGGGCCTTGATTATTTTAATAATCAGTGGTTGGCGTATGCTGGCCTTAAATGTTCTTAAAATAAAGTGGCCGACACAGCGGATATTGATTATCGGAACTGATGAAATTGCTTTGCAGCTTTTAAGGGAGCTAAAAGAACGTTCCCGATGGGGTTATGAAGTGGTGGGGCTGGTAGAAAAAGATGCTAAAAGAGTAGGGAGAAAAATTGAAGAGATTCCCATTGTTGGCGGAATTAGCGATATAGTTGAGCTGGTTAGAAAATATGATATTAGCAGGATTATCATTACCTCTCCGACTCACCATAGGAAGCTGCTTGATGAACTTGCAAAAGCGGAAGAGACCAGCGTAAAAGTTGAAGCAATTCCGGAGATTTACGAAATATTTATCGGAAAAGTTGATTATTCTTTAGTTAACGATATTCCCTTAATTAAGCTGACGAAGGATCCTGTGCCTTCATGGGTTTTTGGTTTAAAACGAATTATTGATATTCTGCTGGCGGTTTTTCTTGGAATTTTATCCATGCCTATAATGATTATTGCTTCTATTATTATAAAGATTACTTCGAAAGGGCCTGTTTTTTATAAACAAATTAGGGTGGGTGAAGAAGGAAGGCCTTTCGCTTTATATAAGTTCCGCACTATGGTAGTTGGGGCTGAAAAAGAAAGTGGGCCGGTTTTGGCGGTTAAAAATGATTCCAGAATAACTCTTGTAGGAAAGTTTTTAAGAAAAACCCGCGCAGATGAGCTGCCTCAGCTCTGGAATATCTTGAAAGGAAATATGAGTTTCGTTGGGCCCAGGCCTGAGCGCCCATACTTTGTGGAGAAGCATAAAAAAAGTATTCCCGGATATGAGGAACGATTTAAAATTAAACCCGGAATAACGGGTCTTGCGCAGGTAAGTGGCTCTTATCTGACAACGCCGGAAAATAAGTTGAAGTATGATTTAATCTACGTTTACCACCAATCAATTCTTTTGGACTTAAAAATCTTATTGCAAACTGTAAAAGTTGTTCTTACAGGAAAAGGGGCGAGATAAAAGAATAGCCACCAGCCCCCAGCTGTCAGCCTCCAGGAAAAACAAAAATGTGAGATTGGAGTATAGAGGACTGATAGCCAGAAGCGGAGAGCACGGAGCGTAGAGTATGGAGTATGGAGTATGGAGTATGGAGCCAAAAGCAGTCAAGGGTCAACCGCTTCGCTAGCCAAGAGTCAAAAAAGCTTATGGCAGATAGCGAATGAGTAATAATAAAGGGTGACGGGTAAAGATAAAGAACTTTTCTGTCATTGCGAGGGAGCGAAGCGACCGAAGCAATCTCAAAGCTACCAACTCCCGAACCCCGCTTGCCCGCCGCTGGCAGGGCTTATAGCTAATGGCAGATAGAAAGTTGAGAGGGTAAAGAGAAGTTAAGTGGTAATTGATGGAAATTAAATAGAAATTAGGCGGTAATTAAGTTGTAATTAAATGGAAATTGGGAAGAGATTATGTGGAGACTTCGAATAAGTAACTGTTAATTTCTACAAATCTCAATAAGTTTCTATAAATTACAATTAATTTCAATGAATCACCATAAATTACTATTAGTTCCAACGAAGCAATCTAGAGATTGCCACGCTTCGCAGGCAATAATAAGAAAAGGTGTTTTTAGATGAAAAAAACAAACAAACCAATAAATCAGCTTTCAGGGGTTTCCGTCTCTCTTAATACTTACATCTTAATAGCGGTGGCATTTATCGTTCCGGTTCTTGTTTGTCCTTGGACCTTTGATTTTTATAATCTGCCCAAAATAGTTTTTCTTCATATGACAACCTTGATTATGCTTTCAATTTGGTTTTATGAGGTAGTTCGGGATGGTTATTTTGTGTATCACCGCACATCTATGGATTTACCGCTTTTTTTACTGGCCTTGACGATTATTCTTAGCACAATATTTTCTGTTAACCCTTTAATTAGCATATTTGGCCAGTATAGAAGATTCGAGGGTTTGCCCGCGCTTTTAAATTACATAATCCTTTTTTACTTAGCATTTTATTTTTTTAGAGAAGAAAAACAAATTAAGTGGCTGGCAACGTCCTTTGTTGCCGCGTCCTTCCTTGCTTCCATTTACGGGATTGCCCAGTATTTTGGCCTTGAATTTCTTCATGTGGCTTCACAACCTTTTGGGATAAGAATTTTTTCCTCACTCGGTAATCCTGTTTTTTTGGCGGCCTTTTTGGCTATGAGCATCCCGATTACTATTGTTCTTTTTTCTTACGTCAAAGATAGTTTGCAGCGCTTTTTTTTGGCCACCTTCTTGCTGACTGAGTTAGCTTGCTTGTTTCTTACATATTCTCGCGGCGGTTGGCTGGGTTTTTTAGCGGGCGCGGTTTTTCTTATTGTTTTTATCGGCAAGCAATTTTTACAAAAACGTAAGGTATTTATCGTGCCTGTATGCTGTTTTTTAATGCTTATTTTAATAAGTACTTTTTTTCTCGGGTCTTTTAAAAAAGATACTTCTTCCTCTCAGCTTTCTCGAATTGCTTCAAGTTTTGCCTTAAAAGAAGGAACCGTGGGGACCAGGTTGAGCATCTGGGAAAGTACGGTAAGAATGATAGCTGACAGGCCTGTTCTTGGGTATGGGCCGGAACTTTTTCGCACAGTTTTTCCCTCATATCGTTCTCTTACATTTATAAGAATTGAAGGCGAAAAAGCGATGCCCGACAGAGCTCACAATGATTTTCTGCAAATTGCCGCGGGCACAGGGCTATTGGGCTTTGCTTTTTATCTATGGGTGTTGGTTGCCTTTTTTCTATCTGCTAAGATTTTGCTCAAAAAAGTCCGGGGCTCCAGCAGCTATCTTCTTTTTGTTGGGATTTTGGCGGCTTGTGTGGCTTATATTGTTCAAATTCAATTTGAACCCAGTATGGTTGGGGTTACGCCTCTCTTTTGGCTGTTGATGGGGAGCGCCATGACCGTGGGCAATTTTGCTGATTTTAGAACTTGGGAAACCGGAAAATATGAACTCCCGGCTAAATTTCGCACATTCATGGTAATTTTATTCGGCAGTTTTTTAATTGTTGTTTTAAGTCTCAACTTTTACTTTGGAACGCTTATTGTAGCCGATATTCACAATTACAGGGGGGCGAAACTGGGTGCTTCAGGAAGAATAAATGAGGCCGTTGGGGAACTTGAAAGGGCCGTTACCTTAAATCCTTATTATAATATTTACAGGTTTTATTTAAGTGGGGCTTATGTTCAAAAGGCAAAGATTACTAATAATCCGTTCTGGGCTGATAGGGCGATTTTAATTTATAACGAGGCCTTGGAATTTGATAATTTGGACGAGGATATCTATTTTAATTTAGGCAACACGCTCTCTTACTATGGTTTTAAGTGGCAAAAAGATGAAAAGTTGCTCTTAGCTGAAGCGGCATATAAAAAATCGATTGAAATAGATAAATATTTTTCCGCTGCCCATCAGCGACTGGGGACTCTTTATCGTATGGGTGGTTTATATGAAGATGCAATCTTAGAGTTAAATAAAGCGATATTTACAAATCCCGGTGATTTTTTATCCTATTATGAATTGGGTTTGGCGTATGAGAGTAAAGGAGATATTGAAAATGCAATTAAGGCGCATAAAAGGGCGCTTGAAATTAAACCAAATTTTAAGGAAGCTAAAATGAAACTTGAGTTACTTCTGGCGGGGCATTGAAGCTAATTTAGTTTTTAGGTTTTTTATGAAATTTATTTCGGAGAAAAAGAAGGAAATTGAATTTTTATCTTGAATAATACGTTACTTATAATTTAATAGTAAGTAAGTGAAATATTTAGCAAAATTTTCTTGCATTTCAAGAAGATTTTTGGCTATATTGATAACAATAGGTTTTATATCTTTAACGATGTTTTTATTGATTTAAGTAAATTGTGATTAAACAGGGGATTTTAAAACCCCTAATTATAAATTCATTAAAAATCATACTGTAAGGAGGTGTGAGATTGAAAAAGATTTCATATAGTGGTGTCTTATTCATTTCTTTATTGTTATTTACGGTTTTTATTTTTTGTGGAACAGCATTTGCTGAAACGTCGTCATATTATGGTGGGATAACTCCTTCCCAGGGGTGTATGGTCTGCCATAGTGATAAAGATTTAGAGGCAAACGGCAGAAGTCTTTACATAGACGAGGCAGCTTATAAGAACTCTGTTCACGGGAATGTTCTTTGTTCTGAGTGTCATTTAGGATTTACAATTTCCTTACCTCATCCGGAAGCTAAAGGTGAACCGTTAAGAGTTGCCGCGTTGGCTTGCAAGGATTGCCATAAAGATGTGTACAACGAATATAAAAATAGTACACACGGTAAGGCTGCCCTTATGGGTAGAGCCGATTCGGCTTCTTGTGCTGATTGTCACGGGGCTCACTACATTAAAAGCTTGAAAAATGAGGAAACGAAGGAAGATTTTTGGGCAAGCGCCGATGAAGTTTGCGGAAAATGTCACGAAGATTATTGGGAGAATTATGGTGATTACTATCACGGTCAGGCCTACAAAGTAGGATTTAAAAAAGCTCCGACTTGTTGGGAATGTCACGGTTACCATAATATTCTTTCAAAAGATAATCCTAACTCCTTAATTTCCGACGCAAATCTTTATAAGACGTGTGAAGAGTGTCATCCCGGTTCAAACAAGGCATTTGCTGATGCCTATGGGCCTTCGATTCACGAGTTGCAAGAAGGATTTAAAACAAACATTATTTTAAAATGGCTCAGGGGATTATTTTCGTGGTTTCCCTGGTAAAAAAAGGATTTAGTAATTTTTAGCAAAGGAGGTGCGACCGCAATAAAAAAAATAAAAAGTAGAAAAGTAGCAATATATTTAATTTGTTTAGCCCTCGCTCTCTTTGTAAGTGGTGGGGTTCTTTACGCTTTCGCAGAGGGAGAAACAGGTGATAATGAAGAAAAAGTGACCATGGGTACATGCTCGCAGTGTCACGGAGAGTTGGATCAGCCGAGCAAATGGGAAGGAAAATTCGGACTGATTTTTAATCATCAGGTGCATTTAAATAAAGGTTACAAATGTGACTTTTGTCATAAAGCTCCTGTTCATGAACCAAATAAAACTAACCGGGTTTCGATGGATTTATGTTATTACTGTCATGGGTTAGCTCATGGGGCCCAGGGAGAAATGGCTCCTCCGGAATGCGGTGTTTGTCATCCTCCGGAATTTGATTTAAAGCCTGCCTATCACAAAAAGGAAGGTTTTTTCCCTGGAGAGCATGTAAAAAAAGCAAAAGAAAATGTTACCCATTGTTATACTTGTCATGCTAAGCCCTTCTGCGCGGATTGTCATACTGCAAGGAAGGCAATACCGAATGATCACAAGACAGCTAACTGGGGCACGACACATGGGGAAATAAGGGGATTTGAGCTCGAAAATTGTGAAATATGTCATGCCTACGAATTTTGTGCCAAATGTCATAAGACCCCGATGCCTCATAATGTTTTTTATGTGAAAGACCACAGGTCAGATGCGAGTGTAGATAACACGGATTGTAGAGTTTGCCATAAAGGGCAGTTTTGCTCCGATTGTCATCATGTTAAGAACATCGCTATCTCTATGGAAAACTGTGGAAGCTGTCATAGTAAGCTCAAGACAGGAGTTTATACTTCTCCATCATTTATCTTTACACATGAGCCACACTTCAAGAAAAACTTTGCCTGTAATAAATGTCATAAAGGCAAGGATGCTACCGAAGCTCAAGAATGGCCAATGGATTCTTGTTACAGTGAAAAATGTCACGCGATGAAGAATACCCCTGGGACGGGTAAATGCGAGGCATGCCATCCGGTTGAATTTAATTTAATTCCCGGTAAGGGTTCTGTGTATGGCGATCATACTGCTTCAGATTTCTTGGTGAGAAATCATGCTGATTTAGCAACAAAAGATATAAGCAATTGTCAGATTTGTCACCTTCAGAGTTTCTGTGATAACTGCCATGGGATGGAAATACCGCATCCTGATAGCTTTAAGACCGGAAAGCATAAAACAGAGGGCAGAAACTTGAAAGCGAAATGTGATTATTGTCATCCAAAGCGGACGTTCTGTGAGGATTGTCATCACCAAGGGTACAAAGCTGAGTGGGGTCCATTTGAGGCAACAGGTCATCCGCCTCTAGTTAAAGAACTTGGAGCGCAAGCATGCTTTGAGTGCCACGGGCCTACTTACTGTGCTTATTGTCACGTGAGAGGAGCGCCATATCCTGATCTTAAGGGTCCTTAGTCGAAATAAAATGAAGAACTATGGGATGTATCTTACGGTTAGATATACTTGCTTGTTAGTATCGAATTTTGGTGAGCAGGTTAGCACAGAGGTTTGAAGATGGGTTAAAAGGTGAGCATGTTCTCTAATTTAAGGGAACATGCTCCCTTAATATTAAAAGTAAAATTATTCACAAAACTAAACAGAAAAGGGGTGAAATTGATTGTTAAATATCCCTAAAAGTATTAAGAAATATTTTTTGGTGGGTGTTATTCTTTTGGTTTCAATTGGCCTTCTCTTTAGTGTGGTGGGATGCGAACAAACAAAACCAACCGATGAAGAGACTGAAGAGGCAACTTCTACTGCCCCTGCCGAAACTGAAGCGAAAACAAATTTAACAGGTGGCCTTCCTGAGATGGAAGAAGGGTTTAATTGTACCTATTGCCACGGTAGTATAGATTATGGTCGGGTGCGTGAGAAGTTATTTGACAGAAAAATGTTAATCTTTACCCACGTGCCGCACATAAACATTGGAACAAAGTGCTCGCGCTGTCACAAACTTCCTGTGCATGAGCCGGAACAAGTTCATAGGCCGCCAATGGATATATGTTATAGCTCTGATTGTCATGGATTGGAAGCAGCGAAGGCTTCAGGCAAATGTTCTTTGTGTCATCCTCCTGTTTTTGAATTAAAACCAGGAAGTGGCTCAGTATACGGGGATCACTTTGCCTCTAATTTTGTGCCGCCAAAACACGCTGATCTTGCTTTGGCAGAAGAGGGTAAAAATTGTGGTATATGTCATAAGACGCAATTTTGCATGGATTGCCACAAAATGGAAATGCCTCATCCGGATGCTTTTAAAACCGGAGAACATGGGGCTATTGTAAAGAAAGACCGACAAAATAATCAAGATTCATGTAAAATGTGTCATCCAAATTATGATTTTTGCGAATCATGTCATCATCAAGGGTGGTCTTCCGCGATGGGTGATTGGACGTTGAAAGCTCATCCTGTAATTGCAAAAAAGAACGGTGCTGAAGGGTGTTTTGAGTGCCACGGTCCTTCTTACGCGCCATTCTGCGCAGACTGTCACGTTAGAATGTTTAGGTAGTTTAAAAAAGATATGCCCCGTATTTCTTGCGGGGCATATCTTTTTACTTATCTTCAAAAGTAACTGTGGGAGGTTTTTGTGAATAAAAAAAAGACGATTCCGGCAGCTACGGTTAACAGATTGCCTATGTATTTACGTTATCTTAAAGAATTGGCCCAAAAGGGTGATACTGTTATTTCCTCCTATGATTTGGCTGAGTTGGCCGGAGGCAATGGGCCACAACTTAGAAAAGATCTCTCATACTTAGGCGAGCTTGGAACCAGAGGCGTGGGGTATGATGTTGAAAGTTTGATTCATCAAATATCTGAATTCATGGGTTTAAATAAGGAGCAATCGGTTGCCATTATAGGGGCCGGGAAACTTGGGACCGCTCTCTTTGGTTATGAAGGTTTTGCCGAAAAGGGATTTAAGATATGTGCGATATTTGATACTGATTTACAAAAGGTCGACCAGAAAATTAATGGTTTATTTATAAGCGATATTAAAGATTTGGAAAGGATTGTTGGGGAGAAAAAGATTGAGATTTGTATAATAACCACACCGGCTTCTGAGGCACAAAAAGTGGCGGATAAGGCGGTTTCCTCTGGAATAAATGCTATATTAAACTTCGCGCCTGTTTCGCTGAAGATGCCGGACAGGGTTGTTGTTCGTCAGATAGATTTATCTATAGAGTTACAGATATTATCATTTTATAAGGCGTTATAGTCGATTAAATCTTTAAAAAAACAAGATATTTAACGTTTTGTCTTAAGTTTTCTTTTCTAAATTCCGATTAATATATATGTGGTTAGGCGAATTTGTCGAATTGTAAATTGCTGTGACTACCGGCGAAGCAATCTCAAACTCACCGTCATTGCCTGCTTACCTGAGACTGCCGCGCTTCGCTCGCAGTGACAAATAAGGGGCAGGCAGTGACGAATAGGGTTGTCATTGGAGGAAATTAAATCCTCTGTCATTACGAGGAGAGTTAACGGCACCTCCGTCATTGCGGTTGCCCGCCGGTAACTCTGTCTCAGGTAGGCGGGAGGAACGGTAGCACCACACCTTCGTCATTGCGAGGAACGAAGTGACGAAGCAATCTCAAAAAGGTGACTTATCAATTCTGGAAGCTGGAAGCCGAAAATTGACAACCATCTTTACACTATATGATTGTTCTGATAGTCTTTTTATATAATTATTATAAAAGATAAGAGGGTGGAAAATGGTTAATTTGAAAAAGAATATTGAAGAGAAACAAAACAATGATTCTAGTAAATGGTTGTTTTGGAGTATTATAGTTTTAACTGCGCTAACGTTGGTTTTTGCTTGCTTTGTGGTTAAATTGGCCTTTTTCAAGAAAGAAGTTCCACGGACTTATGTTGAGCGAAATCTTCTTATGTACAAAAGTCAAATTGAAAATGACCCCACTGATGCTGTTGCTTATGTAAATCTTGGTCAGACTTATTTTGAAATTGATCAAGAGGATAAGGCAATAAAAGAATTTGAGAAAGCTATATCATTAGATTCAAAATATGCGGAACCACATTATTTCCTGGCTGTTATTTATGAAAGAAAAGGAGAAACAAGTAAATCAATTAAGGAATTAAAGAAAACAGTTGAATTAAGTCCGAGCCATGATTTTGCTTATTTTTTATTGGGTAAAATTTATTTGGAACAAAATAACCCTAAAGAGGCCATTAACGTTTTGGAGAAATGTGTTGAGTTGAACCCCGTATCCGCAAACGCGCACTATAGTTTGGGCTTGGCTTACGAAAAAGTCGGTAAGAAAGATTTGGCCATACGCGAATATGAAGAAGCATTAAAATATGTTCCGGATTATGATGATGCAAAAAAAGCAATAGAGCGTTTAACCGCCTCTTAATTTAGCTGTTTAAGGAGTCAACTTTTGGTGAACAAGGGAAAAGGGGCAGGTAAACAACAATTAGAAAGTGAAGAGAAAGAAGAAAAAGAACGTAAACGTGGTTTTTGGTTATGGTTTTCTCGTAACAAAGCATGGTTTATCATTCTTCTTATACTAATCTTTCTTGGTTCTTTGATTTTTTTGCTTCCATATTTACGAAAATACGAGCCAAGACTTCGCCAAATTATTCCTTCTTATCAATGTCTTTTATGCCATAAAAAGGAGATAGGGGCTTCTTTACATCAACCTTTCAAGGCAGCTCATTGTACAAGTTGTCATACTCCCCATGAAAAAGGGGAAAAATCAAAATTGGTAGCTCCTTTAAAAACACTCTGTTTTTCTTGCCATCCTAATATTGGCAAAGATATTACCCGTAATTTTGTGCATGACCCTGTTGGAAAGGGTTTCTGCCTTGATTGCCATTTGCCTCATTGTTCTTCCCACAAAGCTTTGTTGAAAGCTGATCCCAAGGAGCTTTGTTTTTACTGCCATAGATTTGCGGAAGAGTTATCTATTAAAGATACTCATCAACCATTTGCAGCAGGGTTGTGTTTGAGCTGTCACGAAGCGCACGGTTCAAATTACGATAAGGGACTCATTAAAAACCAGAAAATTCTATGTGTGGTGTGCCATCCTGATGTTGGGAAGAAGATTCAGAATCCTTGCGTTCATTCGCCAATTGAGAATAATAGATGTACCGATTGTCACGGCTATCACGCAACCAATTATCCTGTGCAGCTTTGGGCGGAGAAGAAAGATTTTTGTTTCTTATGCCATAAAGATATCAAGACTTTGTTTGAAAAAACATCAGCCCATCCCTTAAATGAGAAATTTTACTGTGTAAATTGTCACGATCCTCACGGCGCGCCGTATGATAACTTGTTGTCAAAAGGGGGAAATGATT
The Candidatus Oleimmundimicrobium sp. genome window above contains:
- a CDS encoding sugar transferase, producing the protein MARLSKSKWLIISIIIDAVLINCAIILSFLLRFGGRLPVFNFQAYTNLALFITLIQLGAFYVYDLYDPEKVQSGWDVFFSVLKAVTLSTLIIMSITFFFRFFSFPRTIFAISWALIILIISGWRMLALNVLKIKWPTQRILIIGTDEIALQLLRELKERSRWGYEVVGLVEKDAKRVGRKIEEIPIVGGISDIVELVRKYDISRIIITSPTHHRKLLDELAKAEETSVKVEAIPEIYEIFIGKVDYSLVNDIPLIKLTKDPVPSWVFGLKRIIDILLAVFLGILSMPIMIIASIIIKITSKGPVFYKQIRVGEEGRPFALYKFRTMVVGAEKESGPVLAVKNDSRITLVGKFLRKTRADELPQLWNILKGNMSFVGPRPERPYFVEKHKKSIPGYEERFKIKPGITGLAQVSGSYLTTPENKLKYDLIYVYHQSILLDLKILLQTVKVVLTGKGAR
- a CDS encoding redox-sensing transcriptional repressor Rex, whose product is MNKKKTIPAATVNRLPMYLRYLKELAQKGDTVISSYDLAELAGGNGPQLRKDLSYLGELGTRGVGYDVESLIHQISEFMGLNKEQSVAIIGAGKLGTALFGYEGFAEKGFKICAIFDTDLQKVDQKINGLFISDIKDLERIVGEKKIEICIITTPASEAQKVADKAVSSGINAILNFAPVSLKMPDRVVVRQIDLSIELQILSFYKAL
- a CDS encoding multiheme c-type cytochrome, translated to MKKISYSGVLFISLLLFTVFIFCGTAFAETSSYYGGITPSQGCMVCHSDKDLEANGRSLYIDEAAYKNSVHGNVLCSECHLGFTISLPHPEAKGEPLRVAALACKDCHKDVYNEYKNSTHGKAALMGRADSASCADCHGAHYIKSLKNEETKEDFWASADEVCGKCHEDYWENYGDYYHGQAYKVGFKKAPTCWECHGYHNILSKDNPNSLISDANLYKTCEECHPGSNKAFADAYGPSIHELQEGFKTNIILKWLRGLFSWFPW
- a CDS encoding cytochrome c3 family protein, yielding MGTCSQCHGELDQPSKWEGKFGLIFNHQVHLNKGYKCDFCHKAPVHEPNKTNRVSMDLCYYCHGLAHGAQGEMAPPECGVCHPPEFDLKPAYHKKEGFFPGEHVKKAKENVTHCYTCHAKPFCADCHTARKAIPNDHKTANWGTTHGEIRGFELENCEICHAYEFCAKCHKTPMPHNVFYVKDHRSDASVDNTDCRVCHKGQFCSDCHHVKNIAISMENCGSCHSKLKTGVYTSPSFIFTHEPHFKKNFACNKCHKGKDATEAQEWPMDSCYSEKCHAMKNTPGTGKCEACHPVEFNLIPGKGSVYGDHTASDFLVRNHADLATKDISNCQICHLQSFCDNCHGMEIPHPDSFKTGKHKTEGRNLKAKCDYCHPKRTFCEDCHHQGYKAEWGPFEATGHPPLVKELGAQACFECHGPTYCAYCHVRGAPYPDLKGP
- a CDS encoding tetratricopeptide repeat protein, giving the protein MVNLKKNIEEKQNNDSSKWLFWSIIVLTALTLVFACFVVKLAFFKKEVPRTYVERNLLMYKSQIENDPTDAVAYVNLGQTYFEIDQEDKAIKEFEKAISLDSKYAEPHYFLAVIYERKGETSKSIKELKKTVELSPSHDFAYFLLGKIYLEQNNPKEAINVLEKCVELNPVSANAHYSLGLAYEKVGKKDLAIREYEEALKYVPDYDDAKKAIERLTAS
- a CDS encoding cytochrome c3 family protein, translated to MNKGKGAGKQQLESEEKEEKERKRGFWLWFSRNKAWFIILLILIFLGSLIFLLPYLRKYEPRLRQIIPSYQCLLCHKKEIGASLHQPFKAAHCTSCHTPHEKGEKSKLVAPLKTLCFSCHPNIGKDITRNFVHDPVGKGFCLDCHLPHCSSHKALLKADPKELCFYCHRFAEELSIKDTHQPFAAGLCLSCHEAHGSNYDKGLIKNQKILCVVCHPDVGKKIQNPCVHSPIENNRCTDCHGYHATNYPVQLWAEKKDFCFLCHKDIKTLFEKTSAHPLNEKFYCVNCHDPHGAPYDNLLSKGGNDFCFSCHDYIGEYYPGCAHDYLQWIAPEGSCLNCHSVHGSDYSLLLVKEPLALCKTCHLLTPKHRIDHPYGKPSIDELTGGTLTCSSSCHNPHNTPYPAMVIKPRDELCLLCHQVEELP
- a CDS encoding O-antigen ligase family protein, which gives rise to MKKTNKPINQLSGVSVSLNTYILIAVAFIVPVLVCPWTFDFYNLPKIVFLHMTTLIMLSIWFYEVVRDGYFVYHRTSMDLPLFLLALTIILSTIFSVNPLISIFGQYRRFEGLPALLNYIILFYLAFYFFREEKQIKWLATSFVAASFLASIYGIAQYFGLEFLHVASQPFGIRIFSSLGNPVFLAAFLAMSIPITIVLFSYVKDSLQRFFLATFLLTELACLFLTYSRGGWLGFLAGAVFLIVFIGKQFLQKRKVFIVPVCCFLMLILISTFFLGSFKKDTSSSQLSRIASSFALKEGTVGTRLSIWESTVRMIADRPVLGYGPELFRTVFPSYRSLTFIRIEGEKAMPDRAHNDFLQIAAGTGLLGFAFYLWVLVAFFLSAKILLKKVRGSSSYLLFVGILAACVAYIVQIQFEPSMVGVTPLFWLLMGSAMTVGNFADFRTWETGKYELPAKFRTFMVILFGSFLIVVLSLNFYFGTLIVADIHNYRGAKLGASGRINEAVGELERAVTLNPYYNIYRFYLSGAYVQKAKITNNPFWADRAILIYNEALEFDNLDEDIYFNLGNTLSYYGFKWQKDEKLLLAEAAYKKSIEIDKYFSAAHQRLGTLYRMGGLYEDAILELNKAIFTNPGDFLSYYELGLAYESKGDIENAIKAHKRALEIKPNFKEAKMKLELLLAGH